GTGGGATGTTGGTCTTGATCCCGTCGACTACGATTTCATCCAGGGCATTACGCATGCGTGCCATGGCTTCGTCGCGGGTTGCGCCCCACGTGATCAGTTTGCCAATCAATGAATCGTAGTTCGGCGGAACCTTGTAGCCACTGTAGAGGTGCGAATCGACCCTTACTCCATTTCCGCCCGGCGCATGGAAATGCTTGACCATGCCAGGGCTTGGCAGGAAGGTTTTTGGGTCTTCAGCGTTGATCCGGCATTCAATCGCATGCCCACGAATGACGACGTCATCTTGGGTGTACGACAGTTTGTTGCCAGCGGCGATGCTGAGCATCTCCTTAACGATGTCGATCCCGGTGACCATTTCCGAAACCGGGTGTTCTACTTGAACGCGAGTGTTCATCTCGATGAAGTAGAAGTTGCCGTTTTCATACAGGAACTCAAAGGTCCCGGCGCCACGGTAGCCGATGTCGATGCAGGCCTTGACGCAGCGAGCAAACACTTCTTGCCGTGCTTTTTCGTCGATACCCGGCGCTGGTGCCTCTTCCAATACCTTCTGATGACGACGTTGCAGCGAGCAGTCACGGTCGCCCAAGTGGATCGCATGGCCCTGGCCATCGGACAACACCTGAACTTCCACGTGACGTGGGTTGGTCAGAAATTTTTCCAGATAGACCATCGGGTTGCTGAACCAGGCGGCCGCTTCGGCTCGGGTCTGTTTGGCGGCCTCGATCAAGTCTTCTTCTTGATGCACTTCACGCATGCCCCGACCACCACCGCCGCCAGCGGCTTTGATGATTACGGGGTAGCCGACCTGACGGCCGATGTGCAGCGCTATTTCCTCGTCTTCCG
The nucleotide sequence above comes from Pseudomonas sp. AB6. Encoded proteins:
- the accC gene encoding acetyl-CoA carboxylase biotin carboxylase subunit; this encodes MLKPAKLQKVLIANRGEIALRILRACKEMGIKTVAVYSTADKDLMHLGLADESVCIGPAPANLSYLHIPAIIAAAEVTGATAIHPGYGFLAENADFAEQVEKSGFAFIGPTAETIRLMGDKVSAKDAMKRAGVPTVPGSDGPLPEDEEIALHIGRQVGYPVIIKAAGGGGGRGMREVHQEEDLIEAAKQTRAEAAAWFSNPMVYLEKFLTNPRHVEVQVLSDGQGHAIHLGDRDCSLQRRHQKVLEEAPAPGIDEKARQEVFARCVKACIDIGYRGAGTFEFLYENGNFYFIEMNTRVQVEHPVSEMVTGIDIVKEMLSIAAGNKLSYTQDDVVIRGHAIECRINAEDPKTFLPSPGMVKHFHAPGGNGVRVDSHLYSGYKVPPNYDSLIGKLITWGATRDEAMARMRNALDEIVVDGIKTNIPLHRDLTRDEGFCEGGVNIHYLEHKLANE